In Candidatus Sysuiplasma jiujiangense, the following proteins share a genomic window:
- a CDS encoding alcohol dehydrogenase catalytic domain-containing protein gives MKYARFYGIGDIRIEEGAVLEPGNGEAILKVRAVGVCPTDVKAYYSGSSSIRVPIVLGHEVSGTLLSSKTEKLNPGQKVNVAADCPCLECSICRRGLVNMCPNMLSLGVNVPGGYAEMMRIPSEFIERGLVYPLTGSTGFVEGALIEPVAVSLHCLNLADYASIENAAVIGDGPNALIHLQLLKRIKRVKNVTVIGLSEERLKFATRFGADHVVNISQEKNFYSEMKEEQIDLVDITIGNPAAAAESSHLLGKGTQILIFGGSMNDTQIPVSMNGVHYKQLRVTGSTGTDLKSYSNALDLVKSGKIDLIPLVTARFRLEDLASALEYSRILKGLKCAVEFPS, from the coding sequence ATGAAATACGCAAGATTTTACGGTATCGGCGATATCCGGATTGAAGAAGGCGCAGTTCTTGAGCCGGGAAACGGAGAAGCTATTCTGAAGGTCAGGGCAGTAGGCGTGTGCCCGACTGATGTAAAGGCCTACTATTCAGGTTCATCTTCAATCAGAGTCCCCATTGTCCTTGGGCATGAGGTTTCAGGCACCCTATTATCATCCAAAACAGAAAAACTGAATCCAGGACAGAAAGTTAACGTGGCCGCCGATTGCCCGTGTCTTGAGTGCAGCATCTGCAGGAGGGGGCTGGTGAACATGTGCCCCAATATGTTAAGCCTTGGTGTCAACGTGCCCGGTGGATATGCCGAGATGATGCGCATTCCATCCGAATTTATAGAAAGAGGGCTTGTTTACCCTTTAACTGGCAGCACTGGTTTTGTTGAAGGTGCGTTAATTGAGCCCGTTGCTGTAAGTCTTCACTGCCTCAATCTTGCAGATTACGCCAGTATTGAAAATGCTGCAGTAATCGGTGATGGGCCCAATGCACTCATACATCTTCAGCTCCTGAAAAGAATCAAGCGTGTTAAAAACGTAACTGTTATCGGCCTTTCTGAAGAGCGTCTTAAATTTGCCACCCGGTTTGGCGCAGATCATGTAGTGAATATTTCGCAGGAGAAGAACTTTTATTCGGAAATGAAGGAAGAGCAGATTGATCTGGTGGATATCACGATAGGAAATCCTGCAGCGGCGGCCGAATCAAGCCACCTTCTGGGCAAGGGAACCCAGATCCTGATTTTTGGCGGTTCAATGAACGATACTCAGATTCCTGTATCGATGAATGGCGTCCACTACAAACAGCTGCGCGTGACAGGTTCAACAGGCACGGACCTGAAGAGTTACAGTAATGCCTTAGATTTGGTCAAATCCGGAAAAATTGACCTGATCCCTCTGGTCACCGCTCGCTTCAGGCTTGAAGATCTGGCATCAGCGCTTGAATACTCGAGAATCCTGAAAGGATTAAAGTGCGCCGTGGAATTTCCCAGCTGA